A stretch of Schistocerca americana isolate TAMUIC-IGC-003095 chromosome 3, iqSchAmer2.1, whole genome shotgun sequence DNA encodes these proteins:
- the LOC124606884 gene encoding cuticle protein 16.5-like: MYKLVVLAAMLAVAAAAPGFLGAPAVAYTAPAVAAAPVAYAAPAVVKAAVAAPAVAYAAPAVAYAAPAYHAPVAYAAAPAVVKTHYF, from the coding sequence GTTGTCCTCGCCGCCATGctggccgtcgccgccgccgcccccggcttCCTGGGTGCACCTGCTGTCGCCTACACCGCCCCTGCGGTGGCCGCCGCCCCcgtggcctacgccgcccccgctgtcGTCAAGGCCGCCGTCGCCGCCCCTGCTGTGGCCTACGCTGCCCCTGCTgtagcctacgccgcccccgcctacCACGCCCCAGTAGCCTATGCCGCAGCTCCTGCTGTTGTCAAGACACACTACTTCTGA